The following coding sequences lie in one Fundulus heteroclitus isolate FHET01 chromosome 20, MU-UCD_Fhet_4.1, whole genome shotgun sequence genomic window:
- the sycp1 gene encoding synaptonemal complex protein 1, producing MMDSDRGFKFKLLVPPRVSHSQINAVRPQEIAENHGDFLKTMQWVSSSSNQNNSSSGELYSKLFDEVEKIKSWKVKVDTDTVEKERKLQDNKRTIETQRKAIQELQFGNESLSIKLEEQICENEDLRNKNNATRSLCNILKETCQRSSEKMHLFESEREETHHLFMENSESIKKLLSAFESLHIRVEADQQEMQKVKEDLLHFEDLKEKYHQEHLLKEKEMEVLKKKLDDKENELQKALINLNEAQKYCKGLQDSTKQQFELLQSLKTEKESLLQKLDSAEQRCEEIKKKEENTVAALERSKKDYEEIIRNKDLNMQDLNRVKTQQAEKIEKIESTIDDLKNSLALEIQRAKDLEDKLLTESCELERKAKLLGETMDEAARKEDLIKTLVEELDIKSKSTGLLKSKTDALEARLDELVSELSSKTEEIEKLRNDKETVLAENSLLKEVCENAERVKEDLQEKSAFTEVKVKELEMQLSVEIQKNKECGFQMEQLMDDILQHKVKYEELLSSFDKLQSENKVSEEKMVQLKREAQKLEEENHCLRDEISTIKTRFQGTCQEIETMQKKTEEMCEHLQEDIAEKEKRIKSMEAKLQNLRKKLEIKCKAQEEFQKENKALKKQIAKETAKSNHLEIMINKLQAESKDLKTVKDDNYQKMLKDLESKSVLTAELENEVQKLKLTTSEAIKNKEDAEYKCQHKIAEMVALMEKHKSQYERMVEEKDTELDKNKKKETEAVARAKSLELDLSKQKVEIDQLKKQLKTKETEKENLEKEVTGLKKAISTKKAVELSQRKNKQSNASNSGLQIDTPEEGLLKSYTFDFSTTKKTPSNKSPAVLRKAVSNTKITKTPCGTTPKTKSYRIITPPSNKKAGLLVQSTIELDSKSDSSDHIDLFTCTNEPAPSDVVVQYRRDLLKKIQSPVTLRSPGNSLKLAAMKRMRDAGWTAVTGCDKKKKKTNEKIFA from the exons ATGATGGACAGTGACCGGGGTTTTAAGTTCAAGCTTTTGGTGCCACCTAGAGTAAGCCACAGTCAGATAAATGCGGTCCGACCTCAAGAAATAGCAGAGAATCATGGCGATTTTCTAAAAACAATGCAGTGGGTAAGCTCGTCATCAAACcag AATAATTCCAGCAGTGGTGAGCTGTATTCCAAGCTGTTTGATGAAGTAGAGAAAATAAAGTCCTGGAAGGTCAAAGTTGACACTGACACAgtggagaaagagagaaaactcCAGGATAACAAAAGAACAATTGAAACCCAACGAAAAGCCATTCAGGAATTGCAG TTTGGCAATGAAAGTCTAAGCATAAAGCTGGAAGAACAAATCTGTGAAAATGAGGACCTAAGAAACAa AAACAATGCAACAAGGAGCTTGTGCAATATACTCAAAGAAACGTGTCAGAGGTCTTCTGAGAAAATGCATttat TTGAATCTGAAAGGGAAGAAACACATCACCTCTTCATGGAAAATAGTGAGAGTATTAAG AAGCTGCTTTCAGCATTTGAAAGCCTTCATATTCGGGTAGAAGCCGACCAACAAGAGATGCAGAAAG TGAAAGAGGACTTGTTGCATTTTGAAGATCTGAAAGAGAAATATCATCAGGAGCATttgctgaaagaaaaagag ATGGAAGTGCTTAAGAAAAAACTTGATGATAAGGAAAATGAGCTCCAAAAAGCCCTCATAAACCTTAATGAAGCTCAGAAGTACTGCAAAGGACTGCAAGACTCAACAA aacaacagtTTGAACTTCTCCAAAGcttgaaaactgaaaaagaatCTCTGCTTCAAAAACTGGATAGTGCTGAGCAACGCTGTGAAGAAATTAAG aaaaaagaggaaaacactGTAGCAGCCCTGGAGAGAAGTAAAAAGGACTATGAAGAGATCATCCGAAACAAAGACCTCAACATGCAGGACCTCAACAGAGTAAAAACCCAACAAGCAGAAAAAATAGAGAAGATCGAATCAACAATCGATGACTTAAAGAATTCCCTTGCTCTGGAGATACAAAG GGCCAAAGATCTGGAGGATAAACTACTGACAGAGAGCTGTGAACTTGAAAGAAAAGCCAAACTTTTAG GCGAGACCATGGATGAAGCTGCAAGGAAAGAAGATTTGATCAAAACGCTTGTAGAGGAACTG GATATAAAGTCAAAGTCCACTGGGTTGTTGAAAAGCAAGACTGATGCTCTGGAAGCCAGACTGGATGAACTTGTTTCTGAGCTATCaagtaaaacagaagaaattgaGAAATTGAGG AATGACAAAGAGACGGTGTTAGCTGAAAATAGTCTTCTTAAGGAGGTTTGTGAAAATGCTGAAAGAGTAAAAGAAGATTTACAGGAGAAGTCTGCTTTTACTGAG GTCAAAGTGAAGGAACTTGAGATGCAGTTGTCTGTTGAAAtccagaaaaataaagaatgcgGCTTTCAGATGGAGCAGCTGATGGATGACATCTTGCAGCACAA AGTGAAATATGAGGAGCTGCTGTCCAGCTTTGATAAACTACAGTCTGAGAACAAG GTAAGTGAGGAGAAGATGGTACAACTCAAAAGAGAAgcacaaaaactggaagaagaAAACCACTGCTTAAG AGATGAGATAAGTACCATTAAAACCAGATTCCAGGGGACATGTCAAGAAATTGAAACTATGcaaaagaaaactgaagaaatG TGTGAGCATCTACAAGAAGATATTGCTGAAAAGGAAAAACGGATAAAATCTATGGAAGCAAAG CTTCAGAATCTCAGAAAGAAAttggaaattaaatgtaaagCGCAAGAAGAGTTCCAGAAAGAA AATAAAGCGCTTAAGAAACAAATTGCAAAAGAAACGGCTAAATCCAATCATCTTGAAATTATG aTCAACAAGCTTCAAGCTGAATCCAAGGACCTCAAAACAGTGAAAGATGACAATTATCAGAAAATGCTTAAAGATCTTGAATCAAAATCAGTCTTAACAGCAGAGCTTGAAAATGAG GTACAAAAGCTCAAATTAACAACCTCAGAGGCCATTAAGAACAAAGAAGATGCAGAGTACAAGTGCCAGCACAAGATTGCAGAAATGGTAGCACTGATGGAAAAACACAAG AGCCAGTATGAGCGCATGGTTGAAGAGAAGGACACAGAGCTTGAtaagaacaagaagaaagagACAGAGGCAGTTGCTCGTGCAAAATCACTG GAGCTGGACTTGTCAAAACAGAAGGTAGAAATTGACCAGCTGAAGAAACAGTTGAAGACTAAAGAAACAGAGAAG GAAAATCTAGAAAAAGAAGTAACTGGCTTGAAAAAAGCAATTTCTACTAAAAAGGCCGTGGAGTTGTCACAAAGAAAGAACAAGCAG TCAAATGCTTCAAACTCTGGACTACAGATTGACACTCCTGAGGAAGGCTTGTTAAAGTCTTACACTTTTGACTTCTCCACGACTAAGAAAACCCCCTCCAACAAGAGTCCTGCAGTTCTTAGGAAAGCT gtATCTAACACTAAAATAACCAAGACACCATGTGGAACAACACCAAAGACAAAG tcGTACAGAATAATAACACCCCCCTCTAATAAAAAGGCGGGACTTTTGGTACAGAGCACCATTGAACTCGACTCCAAGTCTGACAGCTCTGATCATATTGATTTGTTT ACCTGCACAAATGAACCAGCACCAAGTGATGTTGTTGTGCAGTACAGACGTGACCTTTTGAAAAAG ATTCAGAGCCCTGTCACTCTGAGATCACCTGGAAATTCCCTAAAGCTGGCTGCAATGAAACGAATGCGAGATGCTGGCTGGACGGCTGTTACTGGCTgcgacaagaagaagaagaagaccaatgagaaaatatttgcaTAA
- the slc16a1a gene encoding monocarboxylate transporter 1a has translation MPVALGGPQGYTPPEGGWGWLVVVGAFISIGFSYATAKSITVFFKEIELIFDVSSSQVSWISSIMLAVTYGGGPISSILVNKYGSRPVMMIGGLLSGSGFIAASFCNSIEALYFCVGILGGLGLSMNLNPALTMIGKYFFKRRPIANGIAMAGSPVFLSTLAPLNTWFYDQFGWRGSFLILGGLLLNCCVAGSLMRPIGPKPKPAEKTTERRSVLQTINSFLDFTLFKHRGFLLYIIGNVVMLFGLFTPLVFLSNYAKSKGIPKEKAAFLLSVLAFVDMVARPSMGIVANTKWIRPRIQYFFAISVLYNGVCHLLAPISVDYKGFVIYSIFFGFAFGWLSAVLFETLMDLVGTQRFSSAVGLVTIMECAPVLLGPPLLGKFKDIYHDYKYTYQGCGIVLVVSSVFLFVAMGINYRLLDKEKKEEERKVRMGVGPPNPSRDNSAKEVGEVKNSEDAV, from the exons ATGCCAGTTGCCCTTGGGGGGCCTCAGGGCTACACACCACCTGAGGGTGGCTGGGGATGGCTGGTGGTGGTTGGGGCCTTTATCTCTATTGGCTTCTCCTATGCTACTGCCAAGTCTATCACTGTCTTCTTCAAGGAAATCGAACTGATCTTCGATGTGTCCAGCAGCCAGGTGTCTTGGATCTCCTCCATTATGCTAGCGGTCACATACGGTGGAG GGCCTATCAGCAGCATTCTGGTGAACAAGTATGGGAGCCGTCCCGTCATGATGATTGGAGGACTCCTGTCCGGATCTGGGTTTATTGCTGCCTCTTTTTGCAACTCAATTGAAGcactttatttctgtgttggtaTATTGGGag gtttgggATTGTCCATGAACCTCAACCCAGCCCTCACTATGATCGGAAAATATTTCTTCAAGAGACGGCCTATAGCTAATGGGATTGCCATGGCAGGGAGCCCTGTCTTTCTCTCTACGCTGGCTCCTCTAAACACCTGGTTCTATGACCAGTTTGGTTGGAGAGGAAGTTTTTTGATCCTGGGTGGCCTGCTTCTCAATTGCTGCGTGGCTGGTTCCCTAATGCGACCAATAGGACCAAAACCCAAACCTGCGGAAAAGACAACTGAGAGGAGGAGTGTGTTGCAAACCATTAACAGCTTCCTGGACTTTACTTTGTTTAAGCACCGGGGATTTTTACTCTACATTATAGGCAATGTTGTCATGTTGTTTGGTCTGTTTACACCTCTTGTGTTCCTTTCCAATTATGCAAAGAGTAAAGGCATCCCCAAAGAGAAGGCAGCATTTCTTCTGTCTGTGTTGGCTTTTGTTGACATGGTGGCCCGGCCCTCAATGGGCATTGTGGCCAACACTAAATGGATCCGGCCCAGGATACAGTACTTCTTTGCTATTTCTGTCTTGTATAACGGTGTCTGTCATCTTCTTGCTCCAATTTCGGTCGACTACAAAGGCTTTGTCATTTATTCCATCTTCTTTGGATTTGCCTTTGGCTGGCTAAGTGCAGTGCTGTTTGAGACCTTGATGGATCTGGTTGGAACCCAGCGCTTTTCAAGTGCTGTTGGCCTGGTCACTATTATGGAGTGTGCTCCTGTTTTGTTAGGGCCCCCATTGCTTG GAAAGTTCAAAGACATCTACCACGATTACAAGTATACATACCAAGGGTGTGGGATTGTTCTCGTCGTCTCCAGTGTCTTCCTGTTTGTTGCCATGGGAATTAACTATCGCCTGCtggataaagagaaaaaagaggaggagaggaaggtcAGGATGGGAGTTGGACCGCCAAATCCCAGCAGGGATAACTCTGCCAAAGAGGTTGGAGAAGTTAAGAACAGTGAGGACGCTGTCTAG